The following nucleotide sequence is from Staphylococcus chromogenes.
TGTGTCATTGTAATTATCGGTCAAGATGTAGATTTAATACAAAGTGGTCATTTTGATTTTAATCGATTTATCATTACGTATATGGGAATACCTGTATTTTTAGGCTTTTTCATTTATCATAAGTTAAGATATAAAACGAAATTGATTCCTTTAAAAGAAGTGAATCTTGATCCATCAGTTACAACAAAAGAAAAAAACTTCCAAAAACATGTTGACTAATTCGAATTAACTTGGTATAGTTAGTTCTGTTGATTACGAAACGGACCAAGTAGAAGCACCCGCTTCTCACCTGTAGCGACGCATAAAGCAGTTGGCAGGTAAACGATAACATGTGAAAGAAGTTCATGTGAATTTAGAAGCGGGGACATAGACTGTCCTCGCTTCTTTTTTGTACTTGGACCATTCGTAAAACTAATGGAGGTGTCAACCATAGCTAAGGATCAAACGCAAGTAAATGAAAAGATTCGTGCAAGAGAATTACGTCTTATCGGTCAAAATGGTGACCAAATTGGTGTCAAAACCAAAAATGAAGCATTAGAAATGGCAGATCGTCTAGGTTTAGATGTTGTTGTTGTTGCACCTAATGCTAAGCCACCTGTTGCTCGTATAATGGACTATGGTAAGTACAAATTTGAGCAACAAAAGAAAGAAAAAGAAATGAAAAAGAAACAAAAAATCATCAATGTTAAAGAGATTCGTTTAAGTCCAACAATTGAAGAACATGACTTCAATACAAAACTTAAAAATGGTCGCAAATTTTTATCTAAAGGTGATAAAGTTAAAGTTTCAATTCGTTTCAGAGGGCGTGCCATTACACATAAAGAAATCGGACAACGTGTTTTAGAAAAGTTCGCAGATGAATGTAAAGATGTTGCTACTGTGGAACAGAAGCCTAAAATGGAAGGCCGTCAAATGTTTCTTATGTTAGCCCCAATTAACGAAAAATAAACAACGATTAATAGGAGGAACTCACTATGCCTAAAATGAAAACTCATCGCGGAGCAGCGAAACGTGTTAAAAGAACTGGATCTGGTCAATTAAAACGTTCTAGAGCTTACACTTCTCACTTATTCGCAAACAAATCTACAAAACAAAAACGTCAATTACGTAAAGCATCATTAGTTTCTAAAAGCGATGCAAAACGTGTAAAACAATTATTAACATACGTTAAATAAGATATTTTAAATGGTATGAGCTGCATACCCCAGAGATAAAAGGAGGAATTTATTATGCCACGTGTTAAAGGTGGAACAGTAACAAGAGCGCGTCGTAAAAAAACGATTAAATTAGCAAAAGGTTACTTTGGTTCAAAAAGTACATTATATAAAGTAGCAAAACAACAAGTTATGAAATCAGGTCAATATTCATTCCGTGACCGTCGTCAAAGAAAACGTGATTTCCGTAAATTATGGATTACACGTATCAACGCTGCTGCACGTCAACATGACATGAGCTATTCTCGTTTAATGAACGGCTTAAAAGTAGCTGGTATCGATATTAACCGTAAAATGTTATCTGAAATTGCTATTTCAGACGACAAAGCTTTCGCTGAATTAGTTAACAAAGCAAAAGACGCTTTAAAATAATAATGACAATTAAACGCTTTTCACAGTGAAGAAGAATTCTTTATGTGAAAAGCGTTTTTGTACATAGTGTGAGTAAGTCATACATAAAAATTCTTTCAGCTTAAGGGTTTCTTTGATACCATTAAGAAAACATGTTAAAAAGGAGAAAATGATGTCTAAATTTGATGAGCAAATTACTGTAGTAAAACGTCAAACACTTTTTGATGATGAAAAAAATGCATTCAATGGCTTCATTGCAAAACATAACCCTAAAAGTACAGAAATTTTCGAAGCCTTAAATGAATATGAGATAAAACGTCGAGGTGATATGGAAGAGGATCCTTCTTATAAGCAATTGATTTCTTATTGTTTGCTAGAAAATGAACTAGGGGAAATTCTAGTTTATGAACGTTTGTCAGGAGGGGGAGAAGCACGTTTACACGGACAAAGTTCTATTGGTGTGGGAGGACATATGAATGACGTTCCTCACGCTCAAAACATCTCATCGTTAATTACAGTGAATGCGAGTCGTGAACTTGAAGAAGAAGTGGGTCTCGTGGTGACTGACGCGAATGCATTAGAGCATATAGGATTTATTAATGATGACTCAAATGAAGTAGGGCAAGTGCACATTGGTGTTGTGTTTAAAATAAAAGTCAATTCGAATAAAATAGAGGCAAAAGAGACGGACACTTTAAAAATAGAATGGAAATCTTTAGATAAAATAAATGATTTTAACGAATTTGAATCATGGAGTGCTCTAATTTTAAAAGAAATGAAATAGGTGATCATGATGAGTGATATTATCCCGTTTCCTAAAAGAAGAGAGAAAATAGAACATGATATCGACACTTATTTTGAACAAGAGCAATTTGAAAAGGTTTATGATTTATTTATAGAATATGAGAAACATTATGAATTAACACCTTCTCTTGCGATAAAAAAATGTCAAACTTTGTGGGAAGTGCAAGCTTACTTAGAACTTAAAGAAGAAGCGAACATACTTATGATACAAGGATATCAACCTT
It contains:
- the rpmI gene encoding 50S ribosomal protein L35, translating into MPKMKTHRGAAKRVKRTGSGQLKRSRAYTSHLFANKSTKQKRQLRKASLVSKSDAKRVKQLLTYVK
- a CDS encoding NUDIX domain-containing protein, producing MSKFDEQITVVKRQTLFDDEKNAFNGFIAKHNPKSTEIFEALNEYEIKRRGDMEEDPSYKQLISYCLLENELGEILVYERLSGGGEARLHGQSSIGVGGHMNDVPHAQNISSLITVNASRELEEEVGLVVTDANALEHIGFINDDSNEVGQVHIGVVFKIKVNSNKIEAKETDTLKIEWKSLDKINDFNEFESWSALILKEMK
- the infC gene encoding translation initiation factor IF-3, with the protein product MSTIAKDQTQVNEKIRARELRLIGQNGDQIGVKTKNEALEMADRLGLDVVVVAPNAKPPVARIMDYGKYKFEQQKKEKEMKKKQKIINVKEIRLSPTIEEHDFNTKLKNGRKFLSKGDKVKVSIRFRGRAITHKEIGQRVLEKFADECKDVATVEQKPKMEGRQMFLMLAPINEK
- the rplT gene encoding 50S ribosomal protein L20, which gives rise to MPRVKGGTVTRARRKKTIKLAKGYFGSKSTLYKVAKQQVMKSGQYSFRDRRQRKRDFRKLWITRINAAARQHDMSYSRLMNGLKVAGIDINRKMLSEIAISDDKAFAELVNKAKDALK